The DNA region TGCAAAGTCGAATTAACAGAGGTAGATAATGCGATTGTGGCTTCATGATTCATCCAGCATGTATATGCGTTAATCGAACCAATGTTGGGACTCTGTATAGGGCACGAGGCCCGAAAGACAGGGGTAATGTGTGATGCATGAACAGAGAGTTGAATACTGTAAATTGACTGCACAAAACGGATTGTACGGATTGTGTGTTGTAGCTCAAACATCTACCTGAAATCAGTCTCGCTCTCTTCGCAGCGATGCTGTTATCGTCCTCTCCTCTTGCctgtctctctccatctctttccCTCTCTTCCGCTGTGTGCGTGCAATCAGGTTGGCCTTGGATTGCTTCCAAACCCAACGCACGTTTCCTGCCCGTCAGTGTGCCAACAGACCCCTCCTCCTCATCCCTTGCTCTCTTCTCCTCTGCTCTGCGAGACTGCGAGACATCGACCTGTGGGCCGCACCGCTGGAGCACGGGAACTCTGTTGTTTGCACATGTCAGCGTCACACCTGCAtagccacacaaacacacacgcattaGTCAATCACATTGCGTCATGGCCTTGTGAAAAAAAGCCTTTTTCAACCACATAATATGCAAGTTGAAAAGAAGCCCTGACAATCCAGCAGAACACAaggccacagacagacagacagagagagagagagagagagagagagagagcaggaaagTACTGGAGAAAAACAAACCCCCAACCCTGTACACTTGCGTGTTTGTGCTAACTCCACCACACCCTTCCCACACGGAGAGGTAGACGGCAAACAGGGACACGCTTGCTCGCTCTTTCAGCGAGCTTGAATTAGCCCGAAACATCCGTGCCAAGAGCGCAAGCGGCAACCCAGCTTGagtcttctctctctccctccccgtTCCTCCCTCCTGTCTCTCGCCTCCCCCTCTTCTGCTTTCTCCCATTCTATGTGTGGTAGTGAAAAGTGCTTCCTGAGAACGTCTCCCGGCAGCTAAGAGCAGCAGCGCAGACCAAAAAACAAGTGCTGGGGGCTCCCACTCTGTCCTACCTgcttctcacacacaaacacaatctcaCGCATTTCCACTGTAAAACATGCACATGCAACTTCTATGGCTAATGCAACCTCGCAAGTCACATGTACACTAAACTactattacatttacaaaaatacacaTACCACTAAAACAGGTTAGCAAGCACTCTTATGTGCAGAACGACTTTACTTAACACGCTCTCAATGTCGAACAGAACTACCCTTATACTGGCCTGGGCGAGAATGCAGCCCACACTGCCCCGGGCTCACATAGACACCCACAAAGCATGTGACTAACACCACATGCATCCCATAATTCATGACAATGTCTGCACCATAGCAACTCCTCAATAAAGGCAGATTGTCATGGTAACATTGTTCGCGTCACCAGGAGAGAGGTAGCATGGCCGTTCCAAGAGCGATTGAAGGATAGACGGAGTATAAAAATGGGCGGAAGGACATAAACCGACCAGAATGGGCACACAAAGGAATACAAAGTGAATTGTGTTAATAATTGAATACACCGGAAATTTAAAAAACATGATTAAATTGCACAGCCCAGAGCTCCAGCGAAATCTACACTGGACACTTTTTAGCATTTTCCACTTTATCTGCATCACAAGAACAACTGATCTGTTGAGCGCGCTCTGTTTATGTAATCCAGAGCACTGTTAATTGTCCATGTGGCTGACACACATGCGAGcatacacgaacacacacacacacactctgacccACATGCACAGGAAACGCCTCGCCTTTGTGAAAGCCACCAGGGAGAACGAGGTCACATAGCAGCAAAGTGTTGATTTAGAAATCTGATGGCATTAGGCCATTACCAGAGCAGGCGTGTAAAAACAAGGGTCAAAacagcagagagggagaaaggagAGCGAGGAAGTGCTTATTTATGTGCCCGTCTCCTGTTTGAGGGTGGCGGTAGCGGAAGCCATGTTTACCACGCCGTTTCCGCTGGTTTAACGCTCTTGCGTTGAGCGCCGCAGCTCAGGGACCGTCCCTGGTGACATGGAGAGGAAATGTGTGGGGGTAGGGAGGGGGGTTGAAGAACGACAATGCGCCGGGATGTAGCGAAAGATTGTAGGAGATAGAAAGACAGGACGCAAGAAAAAAAGTCCAGTTCTAGCACATGTCAGACattatgaaagagagagagagagagagagagagagagagagtgtgagacaaAGATAGCAAGCgaagagaaagaaaataaaagcaagTGCAGGAGCGGGTGAcagcgtgtgtgtgtctcttacCGTTGTGCTGTTCGGTGTGATCGGAGAGGGCTGAATGGGCCGTGGAGGGCCTGGAGTTTGGCTGGCTCTGTTCCCAGTCTCCCGTTCCGTGCTGGCTCTCTGCCagctccctctccctctctctctcctgttcGGGTGCTGCAGACGACACACCCCCCTCCTTCTCCTTTAGCTCCAGCTCAGAGAAACGTATCATcgcacgctacacacacacacacagacacacacggcACAATCGTGAAACCAGACCCGGTGTTACGAGCACCAGCTGTAAAGTCTGTCTCTTGTGAGCTCCAGTACATAAAAATagaggaaaaataataataaaactaacacAATATAAATCTGCAATCAGTGTTGACACAGAGGCTGCATATCAATAAATAATAAcgttaaaggccaaagtatacttcgggtgTCTGCGCTGCGGATCGCTCCGCACAGAGTACGCGCGACGCAAATTGCGTCATCAGCACATCCGCGCGGCTTGACCGTGAGCCGCCTACATTTTCTTGACCCATGCACGCTTTCTCTGCTGTGCGTGTCAAGGTCGCATGCACCTGCTGTTGAATGTaccaaaagagtatcacaaagaagttgtaGTGTGCATGCGTCAAACGCGTTCGTATTCGCTCGCGGTCAAATGAGTAAACTCACAAAGGCAACACAGTCGACCAGGCGTGAGTCGATCCGGAACGcgcaaaaacaaagtatacctgggccttaactGATGCAAGTTAAATTGTGCAATGCATTTTCCTAATATTTGATCATGAAATTTTCAGGGCCCCTCAAAAACGGGGAAAAGGGAAGGAAAAAAAGGACTTCACAACTGCCTGTGGGAGCAAAACCAAGAGTTACTCATTTCTACTGAttagtcatttaaaaataaaatgaactgACCTCCCAGAATGCAGCTGGTTGACTTAAATTACTGTCCTCTTGTGATAATCCTTCCATCTAAGCAATTAGAATGGGGCTTAATATCGTTTTCAATGataacacacatttaaatgtacatttatgcattatggttttatccaaagtgacttacagtgcattcaaggtatacattttattagtacATGCATTCCCTGCATTTTACCAGTACATGCATTGCTTTTCCAGTTGTTCCGAAAacgaaaattgtcatcatttactcaccctcattcactttcattgcatctttgttcATACATTAAAAGTGTCTGAGGCTGTCACTCTGCTAAACATCTTTTTTTTGTTCTACggaggaaagaaattcatacggGTTTGAGGGTGAGCATATGaggactgaattttcatttttgggtgaactatcccacaTTTATCAGTAAACTTGAAACATCAACTTACCATGATACACATTAGAATCATTAAAAATGCACCATAATCAAGATCCTgagtcttattattattattatatatcttATATTAGAAGCTAGAAATGGTTGATACACTGTAGGATACATGGGCAGAAAATATTGGACTTATTTAAAGGCGCATTTCGTAATCATATGAGGTATCTGAAACGAGGGCATTGTCTTCCATTAGCCTATGTTCACTCGTCGCTGGgcgactgtgtttgtgtgtgtgcacactaATGACTCTGCCAGTCGGCGAGCTCTCTGCTCACTGCCGCTGTTAAGAGCTCTAATCTTCCCCATCAGGAAAGAATGGACCGGATTTCACTTAAGCTGGGAGGGCTGACACCATGCACATGGCTATTGGGGGCCTGggggtgtgcatgtgtttgtatgtgtttatgcaAAGAGAAACCAATATGGAGTCCTGTAGGAAAGGGTGTGCAGCAATGTTTGGGTATGCCACACAAACACCTTCGCACACTCTTAGTCAGACATACACTCGCACACCAGTCTCCAGGGCTCACCTGCAGGTTAACAGTTGCCTGCAGCAGTATGTGCTAGCAAGACCACTgcatgtgcacgcacacacactgacactctgcAGCTGATCTTCCGCACGACTGGGCAGAGAATCCACAGACGACACACTGCGTTAACCCTTTCAGCCGCTAACTGAACCacacttgagtgtgtgtgtaatcttacacaaacacacgttCTCTCACGCTAACTGTGGCTCTGCTGCCATTAAAGCCTGCTTGACAGATTCACAGCAGGGGCGCACAAAGCGATAGAAAGAGAGAACGGGAAAGGGAGGGTGGGTGGGTTACAGAGTGCTGTAATTAGCAGGCCATTCAATATAACCTAGTGTGGAACTTGGATGCAAATGCTCGCTCAAAGCCAGAACTGTGGTCATTGAGCTATTTTTAAAGACAAGCTCAGGATGGCTGGGAACTTAATCAAATGCAATAAGAGTAACTTGGAGAAGATTGTGTGAGTTGTTTTCAAATTATAGCAATCTTCACTTTAAGGTGCCTTAATGATTCTCAAACATGACTGTGTGAAATACAATGAGTTACATAACTGCACAAACTTTCCTATCCATCCTAACAACATACAAGTCTGCAACTCACCTGTAGGGCTCGCTGTTCCCGGCTCAACTTGCTGGAGTCCGCATACAGCTCAGTGGTGACGTATTTGAAGCGGTCGCCAACATAGCCTGACGAGTTGGCTATTCTCCTGGCCAGACTGGATCTTTTGTTTTTAGACAATCCATGTCCTTCTTCCTCATCCTCATGGGACTCTGTGTCTTCTGATATATCCTTGCACAAGTCCACATATTGTCGATTAGCGTGGTGCCAATCAACTTTGAGATCTGCACCGTCAGTCCAAGCCCTTTCGCCAGAAGTTCTAGCACACCGCAGCGTCTGCTCCTCCAACATGTCAGGTAGTGGGCTATGCTCAGAGGAATTCTCTTCACCCGGGCTGTGCAAAGGTGAGTTAGGCTGCTTTTGCGGCCGATGTGGACTGCATACCTCTGCCCGCTGCTCTGACTCAGCTGGCCTGAATATGACAGGCAGGCCGGAACGTAAGATCTGCATGAGTTCTGGCTCTTTTGCCTCAGAATTAATGCCATACTCATTCCCCATTCCTGTCCCACTGCCGACAGGCTTAGCTGGCTCTTTGCTTTTGGCATCGATGACACTGTGTTTGTCTGGCTCTGGGCTGCCATCTGTGTCATCTTGGACCAGGTCGATGCAGACAATCTCATCTTTATTCACTGTGTGATGCTTGCTCTGAGACTTGGAGCCCAGAACTTCTTGCCTCTCTGAATCCCTTTCAGATTTGTAGCCTGGATCTGTGTCTGTGGTGGTGCTCTGGCGTTTGTATGGAGCCTCCTCGTGGTGCCAAGGCTTGTCCAGGGGTCTGTGCCTCAGCTCGAGACGGTCTGAGATATTGTGGTCAAGGGGCAGGTGGGGAGACATTAGTGGATGAACCATCTCCTGCGAGTCATGGTAGGTCAGATACTCTCCATGACTGGGCGGGATTCCATAGGGGAGGCCAGGCTTTGGCTGTAAACGTGCTGAATACATACTGTTAGTGCCCAGCAGAACTGGATGATGGTACACTGGCCCTTTTCCAGACATCTGCATGTGGGAGAGGGACAGACTCTCAGGTACTGGGTATGAGAGATATCTACTAGGATATGCTAAACTGTGATGAAGATAAGCATCACCCTGAGGCATGTAGAGGTGACGTGGATTATGTCCATTCTCTAAATGTGAGGACTGGGGCTTGAAGCCAATTTCAGGGGgttcattttttttgtgtgtctttgaGGGCTTTGTGGCTAAGGGATGACTGCCACCGTGGTTATTAGTTGCGTTTTTTTCTGGTGGGGTGGGGCCCGACTTGGGCCATTCACCATTAATCTTGGGGGAAGGCGAGACCGATGATGGCCGAGATGCTGTAGTCATGACAGTAGGGGCAGAATTTGGGATTGAGCCATTTTGGTAGTCACTTCTTGGGCATGAGGAACTTCTTGACTGTGGTAATGCATGCTCTAAATTCTTGTTATTGATGATGCTGGAGCCTTTGTTTTGATTAACTTCTGAGCTGATTGTCTGAGTTGAACTTGGCACCACCCATGAAGAGGGTAAAGTGCTAATTATCTCCGGCCTTTCTGGAGTTTTAGAAGAAGAGCTAACAGCAGAGGATGAAGGAGACAGAGTTTCTTTCAAAAGCTCCCTGTTTGGAGGAAGTCCATAACGAGTGGTGGGGGAATAGCAAAGTTTGCCTAAGGCTTCTAATTTTTGGGGGTATCCATTTGGAGGTCCTTCAAAATCCATGATTTTAGCAGACAGGTCTAAAGGCTTGTCTGCTGGGTCTTTGGTAACAGGCCCCTGTTTAGGTTGTTTCTCAGAGGTTGTCTTAACAGGTGAGCTGCTGCCCTTTCGTTCATTTCCTAAACCTTTCTTAGTTTCTAAGGTTGCCTCTTTGGCTTTAGTCTTATGGCTAGTCCGAATTGGGGGCCGAAGCTCTTGTGAAATGCTGCTTATGTAAACAGGGTGAGCAGCCAATGGTGAGgatgaggaagatgaggaagGACTTCTGTACAGAGGCTTCTGGAACTTCATAGTGCTGTCCACAAGAGGTGGA from Xyrauchen texanus isolate HMW12.3.18 chromosome 50, RBS_HiC_50CHRs, whole genome shotgun sequence includes:
- the LOC127640913 gene encoding BCL-6 corepressor-like isoform X4, which codes for MVDASTTCRMNPLSALGIDRTSLMRESLRVHGGMVYPPGIRTMPSEKGYVSDRIPDLLYKPDVSLDSRKTTSSYIGLYKSSPLGNQKPLIVHGTGADALGLDRRVVSADKPPELSLNGGGSYLRVPWMSPYHEAGMYPFLDSSKYAALNMYKSSILAQPPPYLPQHLAYQSLCAGAGGSAASAERLFYMPPYPPTPISSPLAPPLRIPTATVAPTALSPMMHHQDKTIQSIGPRIHHEPSTFGQQTIHQQTQSHHQSSNDRQHSSSSGNGASNSKSIRTPSSKNTSSTSSSVSSSSSTGVSSSPSSIVSVDSCPSLVMQPSRPTPRPPQPSVPAPPPPPPLVDSTMKFQKPLYRSPSSSSSSSPLAAHPVYISSISQELRPPIRTSHKTKAKEATLETKKGLGNERKGSSSPVKTTSEKQPKQGPVTKDPADKPLDLSAKIMDFEGPPNGYPQKLEALGKLCYSPTTRYGLPPNRELLKETLSPSSSAVSSSSKTPERPEIISTLPSSWVVPSSTQTISSEVNQNKGSSIINNKNLEHALPQSRSSSCPRSDYQNGSIPNSAPTVMTTASRPSSVSPSPKINGEWPKSGPTPPEKNATNNHGGSHPLATKPSKTHKKNEPPEIGFKPQSSHLENGHNPRHLYMPQGDAYLHHSLAYPSRYLSYPVPESLSLSHMQMSGKGPVYHHPVLLGTNSMYSARLQPKPGLPYGIPPSHGEYLTYHDSQEMVHPLMSPHLPLDHNISDRLELRHRPLDKPWHHEEAPYKRQSTTTDTDPGYKSERDSERQEVLGSKSQSKHHTVNKDEIVCIDLVQDDTDGSPEPDKHSVIDAKSKEPAKPVGSGTGMGNEYGINSEAKEPELMQILRSGLPVIFRPAESEQRAEVCSPHRPQKQPNSPLHSPGEENSSEHSPLPDMLEEQTLRCARTSGERAWTDGADLKVDWHHANRQYVDLCKDISEDTESHEDEEEGHGLSKNKRSSLARRIANSSGYVGDRFKYVTTELYADSSKLSREQRALQMEGLSQEDSNLSQPAAFWERAMIRFSELELKEKEGGVSSAAPEQERERERELAESQHGTGDWEQSQPNSRPSTAHSALSDHTEQHNGVTLTCANNRVPVLQRCGPQVDVSQSRRAEEKRARDEEEGSVGTLTGRKRALGLEAIQGQPDCTHTAEERERDGERQARGEDDNSIAAKRARLISAISDHFGGFCGDSSVRKYGALPSHLSDKRQRLKEHRKSVGSSSPSTDPDSTFPSRLRRHGDPEKPKGKRQCKTKHLGQQERKMLSQSTNEDCPELSPAHQHKVVKRSAQKQLASHSDFETSPVKPRPPSPAYQPAEPPTPPCSIPEIQTPPDASAPPVAVEPPSSRPMPPEARRLIVNKNAGETLLQRAARLGYEEVVLYCLENKVCDVNHRDNAGYCALHEACSRGWLSIVQHLLEHGADINCSAQDGTRPLHDAVENDHLDVVRMLLSYGADPTLATYSGRGLLKMTHSDIMEGFLSDYFADLQGRPDDDPGVYWEFYGSAVCEPGDDSSGYDILANPPGPGEDEDEQREVFEFEFSDRPLLPCYNIQVSLSQGPRNWLLLSDVLKRLKMSARTFRARFTHIEVVTIAEAEFYKQASLSQLFSCPEELEGFMPDSKELLDLVEISGELVALLGSSLECLDNRWEPASRPRS